The following are encoded in a window of Solibacillus sp. FSL R7-0668 genomic DNA:
- the prmA gene encoding 50S ribosomal protein L11 methyltransferase — MKWTELSILTTHEAVDAVTNILHEAGASGVVIEDSKELDKERIDKFGEIYALNPEDFPKTGVVVKAYLSASSFLTETIEEVKLAIANLVNFDINIGENVLTLCEVDDEDWSTAWKQYYHPVKISERFTIVPTWENYEPVSTDELIIELDPGMAFGTGTHPTTVMCLQGLEKVVKEGDTVIDIGTGSGVLSIGAAMLGAKRVHALDLDEVAVTAARENVQLNKTDDVVEVFHGNLLDTVKEPADVVVANILAEIIMSFTDDAFSIVKPGGLYVTSGIIGAKKDEVKAALKASGFVIEEVLMMEDWVAIIARRP, encoded by the coding sequence GTGAAATGGACAGAGCTTTCGATATTAACAACGCATGAAGCGGTTGATGCTGTGACGAACATTTTACATGAAGCCGGTGCAAGCGGTGTAGTTATTGAGGATTCAAAAGAATTAGATAAAGAAAGAATCGATAAATTTGGTGAGATTTACGCACTAAATCCAGAGGACTTCCCAAAAACAGGCGTCGTTGTAAAAGCGTATTTATCAGCGTCTAGCTTCTTAACGGAAACAATCGAAGAAGTGAAGCTTGCAATTGCTAACCTTGTGAATTTTGATATTAATATTGGTGAAAATGTACTGACACTGTGTGAAGTAGATGATGAAGATTGGTCAACAGCATGGAAGCAATATTACCATCCTGTAAAAATTTCTGAGCGTTTTACCATTGTGCCGACATGGGAGAATTACGAGCCTGTTTCAACTGATGAGCTAATTATCGAGCTTGATCCAGGGATGGCATTCGGTACAGGCACGCACCCAACAACTGTCATGTGTTTACAGGGACTTGAAAAAGTCGTAAAAGAGGGTGACACAGTCATCGATATTGGCACAGGTTCTGGTGTTCTTTCGATTGGTGCAGCGATGCTAGGGGCAAAAAGGGTACACGCATTGGACTTAGATGAAGTGGCCGTTACAGCAGCACGTGAAAATGTACAGCTAAACAAAACAGATGATGTTGTAGAAGTATTCCACGGAAATTTATTAGATACAGTAAAAGAGCCAGCAGATGTTGTGGTAGCAAATATTTTAGCAGAAATCATTATGTCCTTTACAGATGATGCCTTTTCAATTGTAAAACCAGGTGGCTTATATGTGACATCAGGAATTATTGGTGCAAAAAAAGATGAAGTAAAGGCAGCGTTAAAAGCTTCAGGCTTTGTCATTGAAGAAGTATTAATGATGGAAGACTGGGTAGCGATTATTGCTCGCCGACCATAA
- the deoC gene encoding deoxyribose-phosphate aldolase has product MTQNYAAMIDHTLLKAESTQKQVEQICAEAKQYSFASVCVNPTWVKFSAQQLAGTEVKVCTVIGFPLGANTSAVKAFETKDAIANGAGEIDMVINIGALKEGNFDLVRDDIKAVVNAANGTLVKVIIETCLLTNEEKVKACELAVEAGADFVKTSTGFSTGGATAEDIALMRKTVGPDLGVKASGGVRSLEDMQAMIENGATRIGASSGVAIMNGLKSNSNY; this is encoded by the coding sequence ATGACTCAAAACTATGCAGCAATGATTGATCACACATTATTAAAGGCGGAATCTACCCAAAAGCAAGTAGAGCAAATTTGTGCAGAAGCAAAACAATACAGCTTTGCATCTGTATGTGTTAATCCAACTTGGGTGAAATTTAGCGCGCAGCAATTAGCTGGTACAGAAGTAAAGGTATGTACAGTAATTGGCTTCCCTTTAGGTGCGAATACTTCGGCTGTAAAGGCATTTGAAACAAAAGATGCAATCGCAAATGGCGCTGGCGAAATTGATATGGTCATTAATATTGGTGCTTTAAAAGAAGGGAACTTTGATTTAGTTCGCGATGACATTAAAGCGGTAGTAAATGCAGCAAATGGTACACTTGTAAAAGTAATTATCGAAACATGCCTATTGACGAATGAGGAGAAGGTAAAAGCATGTGAATTAGCAGTTGAAGCGGGTGCTGATTTCGTAAAAACGTCTACTGGTTTCTCAACGGGTGGCGCAACAGCTGAAGACATCGCATTAATGCGTAAAACAGTAGGCCCAGACCTTGGTGTAAAAGCTTCTGGTGGCGTTCGTAGTTTAGAAGATATGCAAGCAATGATTGAGAATGGTGCAACTCGTATTGGTGCTTCTTCGGGTGTTGCTATTATGAATGGATTAAAGTCAAATTCTAACTATTAA
- the rpsU gene encoding 30S ribosomal protein S21, translating into MSKTVVRKNESLEDALRRFKRTVSKSGTIQEVRKREFYEKPSVKRKKKSEAARKRKW; encoded by the coding sequence ATGTCAAAAACTGTCGTTCGCAAAAACGAATCGCTTGAAGATGCTCTTCGTCGCTTCAAACGTACTGTATCAAAATCAGGTACAATTCAAGAAGTTAGAAAGCGCGAGTTCTACGAAAAACCTAGCGTAAAACGTAAAAAGAAATCAGAAGCTGCACGTAAACGTAAGTGGTAA
- a CDS encoding amidase: MNLRKVKMILIVLMTLLLSLHTSKTYADKKTEKERSVWIWNAKILIDESKDPLAFLESKQINKVYLQVDATISKSVYQTFIETAHSKGIQVAALDGDAHWTTKSGTRPLDQFLSWLEQYQKESTEVQQFIGIHLDIEPYTTPLWDENRMKAIENFQQLVLQAKEKAQQLNIPLELDIAFWYDEVNYQTKYGRGILSNWTINNSDSVTIMAYRDYSNGIIRSVKHEIAYAKRVGKKVVIGVETMKSAEGDRVSFFEEGEEYLNTHLKNVHSYYSNRQSFNGIAIHHLESWMELKP; this comes from the coding sequence ATGAATCTTAGGAAAGTTAAAATGATCTTAATAGTCCTAATGACTTTACTTTTAAGCCTACATACATCAAAAACCTATGCTGATAAAAAAACCGAGAAAGAACGTTCGGTATGGATCTGGAATGCTAAGATACTTATAGATGAAAGCAAAGATCCACTAGCATTTCTGGAAAGCAAGCAAATTAATAAAGTATATTTACAGGTTGACGCTACTATTTCAAAAAGTGTTTATCAAACCTTTATTGAAACAGCTCATTCAAAGGGAATACAGGTTGCTGCATTAGATGGAGATGCACATTGGACGACTAAGAGTGGTACGCGTCCGCTGGATCAATTTTTGAGTTGGCTAGAGCAATATCAAAAAGAGTCAACAGAAGTACAGCAATTTATAGGCATTCACTTAGATATTGAGCCTTATACGACACCTCTTTGGGATGAAAATCGGATGAAGGCTATAGAAAATTTTCAACAATTAGTACTTCAAGCGAAAGAGAAAGCACAACAATTAAACATACCGTTAGAATTGGATATTGCCTTTTGGTATGACGAGGTTAATTATCAAACGAAATATGGGCGAGGCATTTTATCAAATTGGACGATTAATAATTCGGATAGCGTGACAATTATGGCCTATCGAGATTATTCGAATGGCATTATTAGAAGTGTCAAACATGAAATCGCCTACGCAAAACGTGTCGGAAAAAAAGTTGTTATAGGCGTTGAAACAATGAAATCAGCAGAAGGGGATCGTGTTAGTTTCTTTGAAGAAGGGGAAGAGTATTTAAATACGCACCTGAAAAATGTTCATAGTTATTATTCAAATCGACAAAGCTTTAATGGAATTGCCATTCATCATCTTGAAAGCTGGATGGAACTGAAGCCTTAA
- a CDS encoding glycosyltransferase family 2 protein encodes MDFLLYWLHEIFGVFLIFYMLLVIGVYTLMLIFAFTYLKKTRRLDKYIENTVNLQYTYSKPVSIIVPAYNEEVGILSTIHSLLTIEYPQFEIIIVNDGSKDATLQQVIEAFQMEQVFQTVRQQLQTEEIKAIYRSNIHHNIVLIDKNNGGKADALNAGINVSQYPYFCSIDGDSILSGKSLLQVMKPIVASNGHVIAAGGSVRIANGSNFQYGTFMNAVMPNNPLVIMQIIEYLRAFYMGRIALSRFNLLLIVSGAFSVFSKHYAIKVGGYNRQTIGEDMELIVRLHRYLLKNKINKAIEYVPDPVCWTEAPDNFKDLQTQRRRWHQGLISSIMLNRGMLFNPKYKQIGMISVPYYVFIELLGPIIELIGYIYMIISFAVGNVYWESAIILLTLFLIYSTVISMFAILLESWSMHTYPRARDTLKLMLYSLTELFWFRPLTTWYRIQGFWYYFRGKNDWGKLSRKGL; translated from the coding sequence ATGGATTTTTTATTATATTGGCTCCATGAGATTTTTGGCGTATTTCTCATTTTTTATATGCTTTTAGTCATTGGGGTTTATACGCTCATGTTAATCTTTGCATTTACTTATTTAAAGAAAACGCGTCGCTTAGACAAATATATTGAGAATACCGTGAATTTACAATATACCTATTCGAAACCTGTTTCCATTATTGTACCTGCCTATAATGAGGAAGTCGGGATTCTCAGTACAATCCATTCACTACTGACAATCGAATACCCCCAATTTGAAATCATTATCGTTAACGATGGCTCTAAAGATGCAACATTGCAACAGGTCATTGAAGCCTTTCAGATGGAGCAAGTTTTTCAGACGGTACGCCAGCAGCTTCAAACAGAAGAAATAAAGGCGATCTACCGTTCAAATATCCATCATAATATTGTGTTAATTGATAAAAATAATGGTGGCAAGGCTGATGCGCTCAATGCAGGTATTAATGTTTCGCAGTATCCTTATTTTTGCTCAATAGATGGAGACTCCATTTTATCGGGAAAATCTCTATTACAAGTGATGAAACCGATCGTTGCCTCCAATGGTCATGTCATTGCAGCAGGTGGCAGTGTGCGTATTGCTAATGGTTCCAATTTCCAATATGGTACATTTATGAATGCAGTCATGCCGAATAATCCACTTGTCATTATGCAGATTATTGAGTATTTACGTGCCTTTTACATGGGGCGAATTGCGTTAAGTCGTTTTAATTTATTGTTAATTGTATCGGGTGCCTTTAGTGTATTCTCGAAGCATTATGCGATAAAGGTCGGAGGATACAATCGGCAAACAATTGGCGAGGATATGGAGCTAATCGTTAGGCTACATCGCTATTTGCTGAAAAATAAAATTAACAAAGCGATTGAATATGTGCCTGATCCCGTTTGCTGGACAGAGGCTCCAGATAATTTCAAAGATTTGCAAACGCAGCGTCGACGTTGGCATCAAGGACTGATTAGTAGTATTATGCTGAATCGGGGGATGCTATTTAATCCGAAATATAAGCAAATTGGAATGATTTCTGTTCCGTATTATGTATTTATCGAGCTTTTAGGACCGATTATTGAACTGATTGGGTATATTTATATGATTATTTCATTTGCTGTTGGAAATGTGTATTGGGAATCTGCTATCATTTTACTGACACTGTTTCTAATCTACAGTACAGTTATTTCGATGTTTGCAATTTTGCTGGAATCTTGGAGTATGCATACATATCCGCGTGCACGGGATACGTTAAAGCTCATGCTATACTCACTAACAGAGCTGTTTTGGTTCCGCCCGCTAACAACATGGTATCGAATTCAAGGCTTTTGGTATTATTTCCGTGGAAAAAACGACTGGGGAAAATTAAGTCGCAAAGGTTTATAG
- a CDS encoding response regulator transcription factor produces MIDVEVLYEQKIIEYAQLQQLYKLQLAYVMRKKIHFSIVLIEYKEEFPISYQQFYDQLKGRLRDSDFAYMHSEKQYIVLLLTISKTAEAQSFIQRIQHVFTKDNIPIDSVISEVANDAHSLDEVLAISESALLYQENKGQAPIIVKDFLARSKVIIKVSIIENNRITQSIFTNLFQHLSIDNVQLDIQTFSDGLQFIESDWYRSAHSHIVVLNDILPKKTGLEVLDYLRALPNEQKYIILFCSSRVSEDAQLYCFEHGADAYIVRPFNLKIVEKQIKNYLRRLN; encoded by the coding sequence ATGATAGATGTAGAGGTTCTTTATGAACAGAAAATTATTGAATATGCACAATTACAACAACTTTACAAATTACAACTTGCATATGTGATGCGTAAGAAAATTCACTTTTCAATTGTGCTTATTGAGTATAAAGAGGAGTTCCCTATATCCTATCAACAATTTTATGATCAATTAAAAGGGAGATTGCGAGACTCAGATTTTGCCTATATGCATTCAGAAAAGCAATATATTGTGCTTTTATTGACCATTAGTAAAACGGCAGAGGCTCAATCTTTTATTCAACGAATTCAACATGTCTTTACCAAAGACAATATCCCGATTGATTCTGTTATTTCAGAAGTGGCAAATGATGCACATTCGTTAGATGAGGTGTTAGCGATTAGCGAATCTGCATTATTGTATCAAGAGAATAAAGGACAGGCTCCAATTATTGTAAAGGATTTTTTAGCTAGATCGAAAGTGATTATTAAGGTAAGTATTATTGAAAATAACCGGATTACGCAGTCGATTTTCACGAATCTATTTCAACATCTGTCAATAGACAATGTGCAGCTAGATATCCAAACATTTAGTGATGGTTTGCAATTTATCGAATCGGATTGGTATCGCAGTGCGCATAGTCATATCGTAGTGTTGAATGATATTTTACCGAAAAAAACGGGCCTGGAAGTATTGGATTATTTGCGAGCTTTACCAAATGAGCAAAAGTATATTATTTTATTTTGTTCGTCACGCGTGTCCGAGGATGCCCAGTTATATTGTTTCGAACATGGCGCGGATGCCTATATCGTGCGTCCATTTAATTTGAAAATTGTCGAAAAACAAATTAAAAATTATTTGAGAAGGTTGAATTAG
- a CDS encoding HEAT repeat domain-containing protein produces the protein MITSQILKISIIAIVVLLGFVTILFFYLVWMNRRQQRKEKRITQYFEQHEKDWYNYLVNQSPFIKQKEHKTNLDAVDKLFVTYMLTINNEEVRNRITNYAELNMKPYYLKQLQSKSLVQRINVLHRALLCNFSFIVPIIEKQLKAGKVESIEEYLLLLQIISKYNSNLFLAHMYQPRLALHEYEYNVLLTKVDPTYIEQFQDNFDELPIELRLSLLTFFSFNANFGDNDLPFFESLLSSIYTEIRIRALKDIASFGMISSLEPYRVFLKSTYWEERLMLAKILPFSNDSQAYELLKQLMMDREWTVRRQAAVSLKSMKQGRRILQEIIEKNEDLFAAEMAQEVLKVG, from the coding sequence ATGATTACAAGTCAAATATTAAAAATATCAATCATCGCAATTGTCGTCTTGCTTGGGTTTGTTACTATCCTCTTCTTTTATTTAGTATGGATGAACAGACGGCAGCAACGAAAAGAAAAAAGAATCACGCAATATTTCGAACAGCATGAAAAGGATTGGTACAATTATTTAGTCAATCAGAGCCCTTTCATAAAACAAAAGGAACATAAAACGAATCTAGATGCAGTGGATAAGCTATTTGTCACCTATATGCTGACAATTAATAATGAAGAAGTACGTAATCGCATTACCAACTATGCTGAACTGAATATGAAGCCGTATTATTTGAAGCAGCTACAGAGTAAGAGCTTGGTACAGCGCATCAATGTACTCCATCGTGCGCTCTTATGTAACTTTAGCTTTATTGTGCCGATCATCGAAAAGCAATTAAAAGCAGGTAAGGTTGAGTCCATCGAAGAATACTTGCTTTTATTGCAAATAATTTCAAAATATAATTCGAATTTATTTTTAGCACATATGTATCAGCCGCGTCTTGCTCTTCATGAGTACGAGTATAATGTGCTATTAACGAAAGTTGATCCGACCTATATTGAGCAATTTCAAGACAACTTTGATGAATTGCCAATTGAATTACGCTTATCGCTGCTTACTTTTTTTAGCTTCAATGCTAACTTTGGGGATAATGATTTGCCATTTTTTGAGAGCTTACTCTCCTCTATTTATACAGAAATTCGAATTCGTGCGCTAAAGGATATTGCGTCGTTTGGGATGATTTCATCTTTGGAGCCTTACCGAGTATTTTTAAAATCAACGTATTGGGAAGAAAGGCTAATGCTCGCAAAAATTTTACCCTTTTCAAATGATTCACAAGCATATGAATTACTGAAACAATTAATGATGGATAGGGAATGGACAGTACGTAGACAAGCCGCAGTATCACTTAAGTCGATGAAGCAGGGCCGCCGAATTTTACAAGAAATAATAGAAAAAAATGAAGATTTATTTGCTGCTGAGATGGCACAGGAAGTATTGAAAGTAGGCTGA
- a CDS encoding 16S rRNA (uracil(1498)-N(3))-methyltransferase, giving the protein MQRYFVEQQGDAPDEFTIAGENARHISKVMRMAVGDEIIIVQDNIANICEITAIDQDVTVKKTGRTIASPEMPVKVDIACGLPKGDKLELIAQKATELGMHALIPFAAERSIVKWDDKKAKKNQERLQKIAQEAAEQSHRTHIPEIVQPVSFKQLVQTFDNYDAVFIADEEEAKLAERTSFKQKLQALNATQALKILCIFGPEGGISRQESTAMLAAGAQTMSLGPRILRAETAPFYALAAISYEFE; this is encoded by the coding sequence ATGCAGCGATATTTTGTAGAGCAGCAGGGTGATGCACCAGATGAATTTACCATTGCAGGTGAAAATGCGCGCCATATAAGTAAAGTGATGCGGATGGCTGTCGGCGATGAGATTATTATTGTACAGGATAATATCGCCAATATTTGCGAAATTACAGCTATTGATCAAGACGTCACAGTGAAAAAAACTGGTCGAACAATTGCTTCGCCTGAAATGCCAGTGAAGGTTGATATTGCTTGTGGCTTACCAAAGGGGGATAAGCTTGAGCTAATTGCCCAAAAAGCAACGGAATTAGGCATGCATGCATTAATTCCATTTGCAGCCGAGCGCTCAATCGTAAAATGGGACGATAAAAAGGCAAAAAAAAATCAAGAGCGTTTACAGAAAATTGCTCAAGAGGCAGCCGAGCAATCCCATCGTACACATATACCTGAAATTGTTCAGCCAGTAAGCTTTAAGCAGCTCGTACAAACTTTCGATAACTATGACGCCGTATTTATTGCGGATGAAGAAGAGGCAAAATTAGCTGAGCGTACAAGCTTTAAGCAAAAATTACAGGCGCTCAATGCTACTCAAGCGTTGAAAATATTATGTATTTTTGGTCCTGAAGGTGGCATTTCACGTCAGGAATCTACTGCCATGCTTGCGGCAGGTGCACAAACTATGTCATTAGGACCGCGTATTTTACGTGCAGAAACCGCACCATTTTATGCATTAGCCGCAATTTCCTATGAGTTTGAATAA
- the mtaB gene encoding tRNA (N(6)-L-threonylcarbamoyladenosine(37)-C(2))-methylthiotransferase MtaB yields MSYEQTKTVSLHTLGCKVNHYETEAIWQLFKEQGYERVDFEHQSDVYVINTCTVTNTGDKKSRQVIRRAIRQNPDAVICVTGCYAQTSPAEIMAIPGVDIVVGTQDREKMLGYIDQYREERKPINAVRNIMKNRVYEELDVPAFTDRTRASLKIQEGCNNFCTFCIIPWARGLMRSRDPEEVIRQAQQLVDAGYLEIVLTGIHTGGYGQDFKDYNLAQLLRDMEAQVKGLKRLRISSIEASQLTDEVIEVLQNSEIVVNHLHIPIQSGSDTVLKRMRRKYTMEFFAERLEKLKIALPDLAVTSDVIVGFPGETEEEFMETYNFIRDHKFSELHVFPYSQRTGTPAARMDDQVDEEVKNERVHRLIALNDQLAKEYASRFEDEVVEVIPEERFKDGNSENLYVGYTTNYLKVVFEGNENMIGQITKVKITKAGYPYNEGQFVRVLQEQNL; encoded by the coding sequence ATGAGTTACGAGCAAACAAAAACCGTATCTCTACATACATTAGGGTGTAAAGTAAACCACTATGAAACAGAAGCGATTTGGCAATTGTTTAAAGAGCAGGGGTATGAACGCGTTGATTTTGAACATCAATCAGATGTATATGTCATAAATACATGTACCGTAACCAATACGGGGGATAAAAAATCTCGTCAAGTAATTCGTCGTGCAATTCGTCAAAATCCAGATGCGGTTATTTGTGTAACAGGCTGTTATGCACAAACTTCACCGGCTGAAATTATGGCAATTCCAGGCGTAGACATCGTTGTTGGTACGCAAGACCGTGAAAAAATGCTTGGCTATATTGACCAATACCGCGAAGAGCGTAAGCCAATAAATGCGGTGCGCAATATTATGAAAAATCGTGTATACGAAGAGCTAGACGTACCGGCTTTTACTGACCGAACACGTGCATCCTTAAAAATTCAAGAGGGCTGTAACAACTTCTGTACGTTCTGTATTATTCCATGGGCGCGTGGCTTAATGCGTTCGCGTGATCCAGAAGAAGTAATCCGCCAAGCGCAGCAACTAGTGGATGCCGGCTATTTAGAAATCGTTCTAACAGGTATTCATACAGGTGGCTATGGTCAGGATTTCAAAGATTACAACTTAGCTCAATTACTACGTGATATGGAAGCACAGGTAAAAGGCTTAAAACGTTTACGTATTTCTTCTATTGAAGCATCTCAATTAACAGATGAAGTAATCGAAGTGCTACAAAACTCAGAAATCGTTGTTAATCATTTACACATTCCGATTCAATCGGGTTCGGATACGGTATTAAAACGTATGCGTCGTAAATACACGATGGAATTTTTTGCAGAGCGTTTAGAAAAACTAAAAATTGCTTTACCTGATTTAGCTGTCACTTCTGATGTCATTGTAGGCTTCCCGGGTGAAACAGAAGAAGAATTTATGGAAACATACAACTTTATTCGTGACCACAAATTCTCAGAGCTTCATGTATTCCCGTATTCGCAACGTACAGGTACGCCAGCCGCTCGTATGGATGACCAAGTCGATGAAGAAGTGAAGAACGAGCGAGTTCACCGTTTAATCGCATTAAATGATCAATTAGCGAAAGAATATGCTTCTCGCTTTGAAGATGAAGTAGTAGAGGTAATCCCAGAAGAACGTTTTAAAGATGGGAACAGTGAAAACCTATATGTAGGCTACACAACCAATTATTTAAAAGTTGTCTTCGAAGGTAATGAAAATATGATCGGTCAAATTACAAAAGTAAAAATTACCAAAGCAGGCTATCCATACAATGAAGGACAGTTTGTGCGTGTATTACAGGAACAAAATCTATAA
- the floA gene encoding flotillin-like protein FloA (flotillin-like protein involved in membrane lipid rafts): MAFDAGAISLIIGIVIVFLILAVFFTFVPVALWISALAAGVRVSIFTLIGMRLRRVIPSRIVNPLIKAHKAGIEVSINQLESHYLAGGNVDRVVNALIAAHRANIELSFERAAAIDLAGRDVLEAVQMSVNPKVIETPFIAGVAMNGIEVKAKARITVRANLDRLVGGAGEETIVARVGEGIVSTLGSSESHSKVLENPDLISQTVLAKGLDSGTAFEILSIDIADVDIGKNIGAELQIEQAQADKNIAQAKAEERRAMAVANEQEMVARVQEMKAKVVEAEAEVPMALAEALRSGNFGIMDYMNYKNIQADTSMRDSISKASNTDTQDPKNK; this comes from the coding sequence ATGGCATTTGATGCAGGAGCAATATCGTTAATCATTGGAATTGTCATTGTCTTTCTTATTTTAGCAGTTTTCTTCACATTTGTTCCAGTTGCACTATGGATTAGTGCACTGGCAGCAGGTGTAAGAGTAAGTATTTTCACATTAATCGGGATGCGCTTACGTCGCGTAATTCCTTCACGTATCGTGAATCCGTTAATTAAAGCGCATAAGGCGGGTATAGAAGTATCCATCAACCAATTAGAGTCTCACTATTTAGCGGGTGGTAATGTTGACCGCGTTGTCAATGCATTAATCGCTGCGCACCGTGCTAATATTGAATTAAGCTTTGAGCGTGCGGCAGCGATTGACTTAGCAGGACGTGACGTTTTAGAGGCTGTACAAATGTCAGTCAATCCAAAAGTAATTGAAACACCATTTATTGCCGGTGTTGCAATGAACGGGATTGAAGTAAAGGCAAAGGCACGTATTACAGTTCGTGCAAATCTAGATCGTTTAGTAGGTGGTGCGGGTGAAGAAACAATTGTAGCCCGTGTTGGTGAAGGGATTGTCTCAACTTTAGGTAGTTCGGAATCCCATTCAAAAGTATTAGAAAACCCAGATTTAATTTCTCAAACGGTGCTAGCAAAAGGATTAGACTCGGGTACTGCGTTTGAAATCTTATCTATCGATATCGCGGACGTTGATATCGGTAAAAACATCGGTGCGGAATTACAAATTGAGCAAGCACAGGCTGATAAAAATATTGCTCAAGCAAAAGCAGAAGAGCGTCGCGCAATGGCTGTTGCCAATGAACAGGAAATGGTCGCACGCGTTCAGGAAATGAAGGCGAAAGTAGTAGAAGCAGAAGCGGAAGTACCAATGGCATTAGCAGAGGCATTGCGTTCAGGTAACTTTGGCATTATGGATTACATGAATTATAAAAATATTCAAGCGGATACATCAATGCGTGATTCGATTTCAAAAGCTTCAAATACGGACACTCAAGATCCGAAAAACAAATAA
- a CDS encoding NfeD family protein yields the protein MKRTKIVSWLFLMVMSLVIVFPSITAFAKGTVYEISVNDEIEMGLHEYLKRGFQEATNAGADTIILNMHTPGGAIDAAVEIGRLIDSTDIPVIAFVNTNAISAGAYIALHADEIYMMPTATMGSAAPIVTSGNTAGEKVESYWLKEMTAAAQSSDNNRNPKYAQAMVVDTIDLPELNQPAGKLLTLTAQEAEQVGYSEGTVSSFEALLKELNLAESDIVQVEQTFAEKLARFITNPIIVPILLSIGSIGLVVELYSPGFGIPGTMGLAALGMFFFGHMVAGFAGYETLVLFVIGLILIVAELVVPGGIIGIIGGVLIIGSLLFAGESFVHMAYSILIAMIITGIGMVILMKFFGKKLHLFNRLVLRDATTTEEGYVSNTNRIELIGKRGQSITPLRPSGTIVLDGERLDVVTEGSYVDGGKTVEVIKVEGSRIVVREI from the coding sequence ATGAAACGAACAAAAATCGTCAGCTGGCTTTTTCTGATGGTCATGTCACTTGTCATAGTTTTTCCGTCAATAACAGCGTTCGCCAAAGGAACGGTTTATGAAATATCTGTGAATGATGAAATTGAAATGGGGCTGCATGAATATTTAAAACGTGGCTTTCAAGAAGCTACAAATGCTGGTGCCGATACGATTATTCTCAATATGCATACGCCGGGTGGTGCTATAGATGCTGCTGTAGAAATCGGGAGACTTATTGATTCCACAGATATTCCTGTCATCGCCTTTGTTAATACGAATGCGATTTCAGCTGGCGCATATATTGCACTACATGCCGATGAAATTTATATGATGCCTACTGCAACGATGGGATCTGCTGCGCCAATCGTTACATCAGGTAATACGGCTGGCGAGAAGGTGGAAAGCTACTGGTTAAAGGAAATGACAGCAGCTGCGCAAAGCTCGGACAACAACCGAAACCCAAAATATGCGCAGGCAATGGTTGTGGATACAATTGATTTGCCAGAACTAAATCAGCCAGCGGGCAAATTACTAACCTTAACCGCACAAGAGGCTGAACAAGTAGGGTATTCAGAAGGAACCGTTTCGTCATTTGAGGCGCTCCTAAAAGAATTAAATTTGGCTGAAAGTGACATTGTGCAAGTTGAACAAACCTTCGCTGAAAAGCTAGCGCGTTTTATTACCAATCCGATTATTGTCCCAATCTTATTGTCGATTGGTAGCATTGGTTTAGTTGTTGAATTGTATTCACCAGGCTTCGGAATTCCAGGTACAATGGGGCTAGCTGCGTTAGGGATGTTTTTCTTTGGACATATGGTTGCTGGATTTGCGGGCTATGAAACATTGGTTTTATTTGTAATAGGTTTGATTTTAATTGTCGCCGAGCTGGTTGTTCCGGGTGGGATTATTGGAATCATAGGTGGTGTATTAATCATCGGGAGTTTACTTTTTGCAGGGGAAAGCTTTGTCCATATGGCCTATTCGATTTTAATCGCAATGATTATTACTGGTATAGGAATGGTGATACTTATGAAATTCTTCGGGAAAAAGCTTCATCTGTTCAACCGTCTCGTATTAAGAGATGCGACGACAACAGAAGAAGGCTATGTATCCAATACAAACCGAATTGAATTAATCGGCAAGCGAGGACAGTCTATTACGCCTTTACGTCCTTCTGGTACAATTGTACTTGATGGGGAGCGTCTGGATGTCGTAACAGAAGGCAGCTATGTCGATGGTGGAAAAACAGTAGAAGTAATAAAAGTTGAAGGCTCGCGCATTGTTGTGCGGGAAATTTAA